A genomic segment from Lutibacter sp. A80 encodes:
- the leuB gene encoding 3-isopropylmalate dehydrogenase has translation MKLNIALLPGDGIGPEVTQQAVKTLDAVAEKYNHKFVYKYANIGAVAIEETGNPLPDATLKTCIDADAILFGAIGDPKYDNNLTINVRPEQGLLELRKSLDLFANIRPLATYDALIDQSNLKAQVIKDVDFVIFRELTSGIYFGHKELSENGNEATDVCKYTIEEIDRIAHLAFKSAQIRRKKLTLVDKSNILETSRLWRKRVIEISKNYPTVNLDFLLVDNAAMQLILNPKQFDVILTENMFGDILSDEASVISGSIGLLASASIGTNTAMFEPIHGSYPQAKGKNIANPLAAVLSAAMLLDHFELHEEAEAIRSAVEKSIELNITTPDLNSTNHFSTTNVGNFLSDFILDDENTFYNKNNIDLGQSTII, from the coding sequence ATGAAATTAAATATCGCTTTGCTTCCAGGCGATGGAATAGGTCCAGAAGTAACACAACAAGCAGTAAAAACATTAGATGCTGTTGCCGAAAAATACAACCATAAATTTGTATATAAATATGCAAACATTGGCGCAGTTGCTATAGAGGAAACCGGAAATCCATTACCCGACGCAACTTTAAAAACATGTATTGATGCAGATGCAATTTTATTTGGAGCTATTGGCGATCCAAAATATGATAATAATCTAACAATTAATGTTCGACCAGAACAAGGTTTATTAGAACTAAGAAAAAGTCTGGACTTATTTGCCAATATACGCCCTTTAGCAACCTATGACGCTCTAATTGATCAATCTAACTTAAAAGCACAAGTAATAAAAGATGTAGATTTTGTTATTTTTAGAGAACTAACAAGTGGTATTTATTTTGGTCATAAAGAATTAAGTGAAAATGGTAATGAAGCTACTGATGTTTGTAAATATACTATTGAAGAAATAGATAGAATTGCCCACTTAGCTTTTAAGAGTGCACAAATTAGGCGAAAAAAATTAACATTGGTTGATAAATCTAATATTTTAGAAACATCAAGATTATGGCGAAAACGTGTAATAGAAATTTCTAAAAATTACCCAACTGTAAATTTAGACTTTTTACTTGTTGACAATGCTGCAATGCAACTAATTTTAAACCCAAAACAGTTTGATGTAATCTTAACAGAAAACATGTTTGGAGATATTTTATCTGATGAAGCAAGTGTTATTTCAGGCTCCATAGGCCTGTTAGCTTCTGCTTCCATTGGCACAAATACTGCTATGTTCGAACCAATACATGGCTCGTATCCACAAGCAAAAGGAAAAAATATAGCAAATCCTTTAGCCGCAGTATTATCCGCAGCAATGCTTTTAGATCATTTCGAATTACATGAGGAGGCTGAAGCAATTAGATCAGCTGTTGAAAAATCAATTGAGTTAAACATAACAACACCCGATTTAAATAGCACCAATCATTTTTCAACAACTAATGTTGGGAATTTTTTAAGCGATTTTATTTTAGATGATGAAAATACATTTTACAACAAGAATAATATTGATTTAGGACAGTCAACAATTATTTAG
- the epsC gene encoding serine O-acetyltransferase EpsC, with product MTDKERSIHKIISSKNKPHLDFNLKSKTEKFTNKLFYTLFDANACVAKNIEQLELDFNEIYKLACRVDAESCGSIWNSFLSELPEILEDLNLDAQELVNSDPASNNIEEVYLAYPGFFAIAIYRLSHKLYKLKTPLIPRLMSEYAHSKTGTDIHPGATIGKSFFIDHATGTVIGETCLIKNHVKIYQGVTLGALQVSKDLKDVKRHPTVEDNVTIYANATILGGETIIGKNSIIGGNVWITESIPENSLVYHKAEIRMKQKK from the coding sequence ATGACTGACAAAGAACGTAGTATCCATAAAATTATTTCTAGTAAAAATAAGCCGCATTTAGATTTTAATTTAAAATCTAAAACTGAAAAATTTACAAACAAACTATTTTATACATTATTTGATGCAAACGCATGTGTTGCCAAAAACATAGAACAATTAGAGCTAGATTTTAATGAAATTTATAAATTAGCCTGCAGAGTTGATGCTGAATCTTGCGGTTCAATTTGGAATTCTTTTTTATCTGAACTTCCAGAAATTTTAGAAGATTTAAATTTAGACGCACAAGAATTGGTAAACAGCGACCCTGCATCTAATAATATAGAAGAAGTTTACTTAGCTTACCCTGGTTTTTTTGCTATTGCTATTTATAGATTAAGTCATAAATTGTATAAGCTTAAAACACCATTAATTCCAAGGTTAATGAGTGAATATGCTCATAGTAAAACTGGTACAGACATTCATCCAGGAGCAACTATTGGAAAATCATTTTTTATAGACCACGCTACAGGAACTGTAATTGGTGAAACTTGCTTAATTAAAAACCATGTAAAAATTTACCAAGGAGTTACTTTAGGTGCATTACAAGTTTCTAAGGATTTAAAAGATGTAAAAAGACACCCAACGGTTGAAGACAATGTAACAATATATGCCAATGCAACCATACTTGGAGGAGAAACCATTATAGGAAAAAATAGCATAATTGGTGGTAATGTTTGGATTACAGAATCAATTCCAGAAAACTCTTTAGTCTATCACAAAGCAGAAATTAGAATGAAACAAAAAAAATAG